CAGCCGAGGAAACCGCCTACGACCTGGGCAACGTGCTGGGTGTGGCGGTCCTGGGCAGCGCGGCCTCGGTCGCCTACCGCGCGCACCTGGAGGCCGGTGTCCCGGGCGTTCCGGTCGGCGCGGAGGAATCCCTGGGCGCTGCTTTGGAAATCGCGGCGGAAACGGGTACGCCGGAACTCGCGGCCCGAGCCGAGGAGGCGTTCACCAACGCCCTGGCCCAGACCGGCCTGTTCGGCGGCCTGATCATGATCGCCACCGCAGTCGCGGTCTTCCTCCTGCTGCCCAAGAACACCGGCCTGGACGGAAACCACTGAGCGATGCGGGCTGCGGACTCAAAATCCGTCCGGTCATGGGTTCACGCGGTGGAAGCCGCTCGGGCGGACTCCTCGGCCAGCAGTCGTGCGAGGTACTCCAGTTGCGGCGTGGTGCGGTCGGTGCGCCAGATCAGTCCGAGCTGCGATGTTCCGCTCAGTCCGGTGACCGGGACGCAGCGCACGTCGCGGCGGGTGCTGCGCTCGACGAACGGGCGGCACAGGAGCATCGCGTGCTCGCTGCCCGCGACGAGCGTCAGGCCTTCCTGCAACGTGGAAACGCTTGTCGTGGAACGGAGTTCGGTTCCGGACGGCGTCGTGGGAGGAACCTGGGCTTCGGTCCAGTAGTCGGGCGCGTCACCGGCGGAGGAGATGAGGTCGACCGCTGCCAGGTCCTCGACGTCGAGGAACTCGCGCCTGGCGAACGGGTGTGTCGCGCCCACCGCCAAGTACTGGTCCTGCGGTGGGAAGCGGAAGCCGACGGTGAGCCGCTCGTCCTGGACCGGCAGCAGCGCGACAGCGCAGTCGACGGCGCCGTCGAGCACCGCGGAGAACGGCGATCCCAGCGGGATCTCCTGCACCACAACGGAAATCGGGTAGCGCACCCGGAATCGGCGCAGTGCCTCGGTGACCTCTTCGTACGCACTGCCCTGGAATCCGATGCGCAACTCGGGCAGCCCGCCGCGCTTGGCACGATCGCGCGCCTGCCCGACCACGCCGACCAGCTGCGCGTAGGCGGGGCCGACCTCGCTGACGAATTCCGCTCCGAACCTGGACAGCTCGACCCGCCTGCTGGTTCGCTCGACGAGCTTGGTGCCGATGCGCCGTTCGAGAGCGGCGATGAGCTGGCTGACGCGGCTCTGCGAATACCCCAGGCGACAGGCGGTCCGCCCGAAGTGCAGTTCCTCGGCCAGTACGAGCAGGCACTCGATCTCCCGCGCGGGAAGCTGATCCATCCCGTCATCCCCCTCCATCGATGAGCCTAGCTCATCGATCGTGCAGCGAATCGCTGTTGTTCGGCCTCCTGGGCGTTGTTCGAATCAGGACGTGAACACCCCACTGGAAACCGACCGCGCCCCGCTCCGGCAGTGGCTGGCCGTCGCGGTCCTGTCGCTGTGCACGTTCATCGTGGTCACCTCGGAGATGCTGCCGGTCGGCGTGCTGACCCCGATGGCGGGCGGGCTCGGCATCACGCCGGGCATGGCCGGCTACAGCCTCACGATCACCGGCGTGGTGGCCGCGATCGCAGCCCCGATCGTCCCCCGCGTGCTCGGCACCCTCGACCGGCGCACGGTCCTGGCGGTGGCGATGGTGCTGCTCGCCGCGGGCAACGCGCTCACCGTGCTCGCGCAGGACTTCGCGGTGCTCGTCGTGTCCCGCACCGTGCTCGGCATCGGCATGGGCGTGGTCTGGTCACTGGCAGCGGTCGTCGCGCCCCGCCTCGTCACCCCGCGGCACGCTGCCCTCGCGGTGTCGCTCGCGGTGAGCGGCGTGGCGGCCGCCTCGGTCATCGGCGTCCCGCTCGGCACGCTCATCGGCGACGCCTTCGGCTGGCGCAGCGCCTTCGGCGCGCTGACCGCCAGCGCGCTGCTCCTCGCCGCGATTCTCCTGATCTCGCTGCCGAAACTCCCGAAGCCGACCGCTTCTGCCACCTCGTCGACCGGCGGTCGGCCGCTGCTGCGCACTCCGGCGGTCGTCGTCGGACTGATCGTCGTGGTCTTCCTGGTCACCGCGCACTTCGCGGCCTACACCTACATCCGCCCGGTCCTGGAGAGCAGCACCGGGATCAGCGCGGCCTCGATCGCGGCGATCCTGCTCGCCTACGGAGTCTTCGGTCTCATCGGCAACTTCGCCGCCGGAGCCCTCGCCGCCAAGCGCTCCCGGGCGACGGTCGTACTGCTGGCGTTCGGCATCCTTGTCGCCATCACGATCCTGGCGCTGTTCAGCGCAGTGGCCGCCATCGCCATCGCGGCCATCGTCGTCTGGGGCTTGGCCTACGGCGGACTCTCGGTCGCGGGCCAGATCTGGATGACCCGCGCCGCAACGGGCAACGAGGAGAACGTCACCGGCCTATACGTCGGAGTCTTCACGGCCTCCATCGCTCTCGGAGCCTTCCTCGGCGGCACGGTGTTCGAGATCGCGGGCATGACACCTCTCCTCTGGACGGCCGCAGCACTCGCCCTCGCCGCCCTCGCCACAGGACTGCTCGGCCCGGGCCCGTCGACGATCACCTCCGAACCTCGAATCCCGGAGAAGGTTCCCGCCGCATGAGCGGAATCGTCCACTTCGCAACCGAACTCCTCGCGGGCTGACCGCGGGTTCCGGGCGGCGATCACGTGCTGATCGCCGCCCGGCGGTGTCTCCGCAGGAGCCCGCACCCGTGCCGCGCGCACTTTTCGAGCCGAACGAGCACCGCGCGGGAAATTCGAGCAAACGCGATCACGTCGACTCGCTGCTCGATATGATGTTGCTCTCATTCGAGGCGCGTGGCGGCGTTGGGAGGGCTCGTGGGGGACTCCGATGAGACGCGGCTGCGACAACTGGTGGCCGAAGCGCTGGAAGTGCGTTCAGCACCGGGCAAGCCGCCGGTGCTGAGCCTGTGGGGCGCCTCGGGAACCGAGCTGCCCGAAGCGCTGGAAACGCTGTACAAGCGGTGGGGACCGATCGTTCCCGCTGCGCATGTGACCCGGGCGCAGCTGCACGGCGATTCGATGCTCGAAGTCCTGCTGCGCCTCACCGAGCAGCTGAGCCGCAGCGCGCGTTGGCGTTCGGCACCGCGGTTCCCGCGGTTCGCACTGGGTGTGCTGGCCAGCCAGGGAAAGCTGGAGAGCTCGTTGCCCGACGCCCGCCGCGACGAGATGATCAACCGCACGCTGGGCGGCAAACTCGGCGGCGGTCGCGCGCTCGTGAACTGGCTGAACCAGACCGGAACGGCGCTGGCCGAGGCCTTCGGCGTCCCGTCGACCGCCGCCGCCTGGGTGGGCACGGCCACCGGCTCGGCGGCCGGATACCTGCACCGCGCCCTCCTGCTGCGCGGAAAACCGCTGCACTGGTACCGCAACGAGATCACCAGGACCAACGTCGGAACCGGTGTCGACGGCTTGATCGAGCTGGCCCACAAGGCAGCGCTGCACCCAGACAACAAGGACGCCGTCGCACCGATCCTGTGCCAGGCCGTGCTGGCCGATCTCGCGGCGTGGCAGCAAACCCGGCCCAGCGTCTTCAAGCGGTCCCGGCGCTGCCTCATCGTGTTCGACAGAACCCCGCCGGAGCAGACGCCCTACCGCGTGCAGGGAAACGGGGTGCAGCAGGTGATCCGCGAGTTCGCCGAGCTCCGCACCACCGACTCGGGCCCCAGGACCAGTCCGGCGCTGCTGGTCGAAGGCGGTCCGCTGCGCCCGGTGATCCCGGGCCAGGCAGCCTCGCTGTGGCGCCCCAAGCTGATCGCGAACTCCCGCTACCAGGGCTGGGATCCGGCCCGCGGGGACGGTTGGAAGCTGCGCTACCCGCTGGTCTGGCGCCCAGCGGTGAACATCCGCGCCACGAGCCGGCAGCAGGAGGGCTCCTTCACGACTCAGGTCGCGCTGAGCCGGAAGCTGCCCGCCAACAGCAGTGCTGACCTGCGCCCGCTGGTGACCACGATCCGCCGCCTCACCGGCGATCATCCCGGTGCCACCGCCGTGCTGATGGACGCGATCGCGGCCCACGCCCACGAGCACGGCGGACAGCTGCCCGACCCGCGCGGCTTGTGCGAGCTCACCACCGCGGACCGGCGCTTCGACGAGTGGGTGATCGAGCTGGCCACCGCGCGCTGGCCGGCGGCCATCTGCCCCGGGGTGATCCGGTTCGCCCTGCTGCGCACGCTCACCGACGAGTGCACCGACCAGGTCTACGCCCCGCTCCGGAACAACGACACCGCCGCGTCGGCGGCCGACGCGAACGGCACCGGCGCGGGTGTCGGCAGCGACCTCGCGCAGTTCCTGTCACGGGACGCCTGGGTGGAGTACGACCCCGACGATCCCGCCGCCCCTCCGGTGATCCATCCGCTGCTGCGCCGCGCGGTGGCGCACCAGGTGGGAGCAAGGGCTTTCCGCCACGTCGTGTGGGAAACCTGGCACACCCAGGTCGCCGTAGCGATGCAGAAGTCCGATCCGGTCACCTCGCTGTACCACAAGCTCGCGGCCGGGAAGGTGGCCGACGTCGTCGACGCCCTGGAGGCGTGGCTCTGCGAGAGCACCTTGGGAGCCAAGGACTGGCTGGGCAGGCTCGAAGCGATCACCCAAGCCCCGCTCGCACGCGTGACGACGTCGCAGCCCGTCGTCGAGCACCACCACGAGCTGGTGTCCAGCGCTGGTGCGGTCGACGAGCCGGTGCTGGCCCGGCTGGTGCTGGCCATGCAGCTGCACAACGACCCGCTGGGCGATCCGCACCACAACATGTGCGCGGTCATCGCCCACGGACTGGCCGCACTGGGCGACAAGTACGGCCCGGCGGGCACGTTCCACGACCACGCCACGATCTACCAGGACTGCCACACCCGCTGGCGCAACTTCGGCGAATGAGGTCCCGGACATGACACCTCTCCGAAGATCCGCGAACGCAGACCAACCGGAACGACTGGGCTGGCCTTTCAGCGGTTTCACCACCGGTCTGATGGTGACAGCGGTGGCGGCAGCCCTGTTCCTCGCGTCGGTGTACTGGATCTACCCGCTGCTGCGCCCCTGCGGCGCGGGACTCACCAGCACCGGCGACGGTCAGTGCGCGGGCGTCAGCGACGGCTCGGCCCAGCTGCACCCGGATCCGGGCATCGCCGCGATCATGGCCGGCATCCACCGAGAGAACACCGCGGTGGAGCAGACCCCGTCGAACACCCCGCCGGTGACCATCGGGGTGCTGATCCCGCTGCCCAGCCCGGGAACGGACGACGACTACCTGACCGCGGTGCGCCACGACCTCGAAGGCGCCCAGCTGGCCCAGATCCAGGCCAACCACGCCCAGCTGATCGGGGACCGGCCGCAGGTGCGGCTGGTCGTGGCCAACAGCGGTGAGAACGCCCAGCACTGGTCCACGGCGGTCTCCGGGCTGATCGAGCGCGCCCCCGGCGGCAGCCACGACCAGCGGCTGGTCGCGGTCGTGGCCTCCGGGCGCTCCCTGGGAACCACCCGCGCCGCTCTCGACCGGCTCACGCAGGTGTCGATCCCGGTGATCGCGGCGCGGCTGACCGCCGACCAGCTCACCGACGCCCCGCCCTCGCCGAACGTGCCCCTGGCGCGGGTCGCACCGACCAACCGCGACCAAGCCGCGGCCGCTGCGGCAGCGGTCAAGTCCAGCGCCTCGACCGCGATGGTGATCCAGGACCGCAACCCGGCCAACATCTACGCCGACTCCCTCGGCAAGGCGTTCCAGGAGAGCTTCGCCGACTCCGCCCACGAGCTGGTGGGGAACGAAACCTTCGACGGCGGAGGAGAAGGCGTCGCCACCACCATGGCCGGTATCGTCCGCGACATCTGCGACACCCGCCCCGACGTGGTGTTCTTCGCCGGACGCAGCAACGACCTCAACACCCTCGTCCGAGCCCTGCCCTCCCGCAACTGCCCGCAACAGCCGGTGCGGATCATCACCGG
This portion of the Saccharopolyspora antimicrobica genome encodes:
- a CDS encoding LysR family transcriptional regulator, with the protein product MDQLPAREIECLLVLAEELHFGRTACRLGYSQSRVSQLIAALERRIGTKLVERTSRRVELSRFGAEFVSEVGPAYAQLVGVVGQARDRAKRGGLPELRIGFQGSAYEEVTEALRRFRVRYPISVVVQEIPLGSPFSAVLDGAVDCAVALLPVQDERLTVGFRFPPQDQYLAVGATHPFARREFLDVEDLAAVDLISSAGDAPDYWTEAQVPPTTPSGTELRSTTSVSTLQEGLTLVAGSEHAMLLCRPFVERSTRRDVRCVPVTGLSGTSQLGLIWRTDRTTPQLEYLARLLAEESARAASTA
- a CDS encoding MFS transporter — encoded protein: MNTPLETDRAPLRQWLAVAVLSLCTFIVVTSEMLPVGVLTPMAGGLGITPGMAGYSLTITGVVAAIAAPIVPRVLGTLDRRTVLAVAMVLLAAGNALTVLAQDFAVLVVSRTVLGIGMGVVWSLAAVVAPRLVTPRHAALAVSLAVSGVAAASVIGVPLGTLIGDAFGWRSAFGALTASALLLAAILLISLPKLPKPTASATSSTGGRPLLRTPAVVVGLIVVVFLVTAHFAAYTYIRPVLESSTGISAASIAAILLAYGVFGLIGNFAAGALAAKRSRATVVLLAFGILVAITILALFSAVAAIAIAAIVVWGLAYGGLSVAGQIWMTRAATGNEENVTGLYVGVFTASIALGAFLGGTVFEIAGMTPLLWTAAALALAALATGLLGPGPSTITSEPRIPEKVPAA
- a CDS encoding ABC transporter substrate-binding protein; its protein translation is MVTAVAAALFLASVYWIYPLLRPCGAGLTSTGDGQCAGVSDGSAQLHPDPGIAAIMAGIHRENTAVEQTPSNTPPVTIGVLIPLPSPGTDDDYLTAVRHDLEGAQLAQIQANHAQLIGDRPQVRLVVANSGENAQHWSTAVSGLIERAPGGSHDQRLVAVVASGRSLGTTRAALDRLTQVSIPVIAARLTADQLTDAPPSPNVPLARVAPTNRDQAAAAAAAVKSSASTAMVIQDRNPANIYADSLGKAFQESFADSAHELVGNETFDGGGEGVATTMAGIVRDICDTRPDVVFFAGRSNDLNTLVRALPSRNCPQQPVRIITGSDAVAFANAVARDEPGLRDALSAQVTVEYTGLAHPEAWDADQSAFPQASVTALRGPCDQWCYPRVYPGRDTAEELADGGIIIGFDAVLTAVTAVRDPYAPNTTPGAVGQALARLHGGNLVRGASGYISLSAQGEAINKAVPILKIGPDGVVSLDRLSAPAGEPCKPRTSPC